One Bos taurus isolate L1 Dominette 01449 registration number 42190680 breed Hereford chromosome 3, ARS-UCD2.0, whole genome shotgun sequence DNA window includes the following coding sequences:
- the AMPD2 gene encoding AMP deaminase 2 isoform X3, giving the protein MASYSSGPSNPKAKYPFKKRASLQVSFAVPEARGGLGAPPLQSARSLPGPAPCLKHFPLDLRTSMDGKCKEIAEELFSRSLAESELRSAPYEFPEESPIEQLEERRQRLERQISQDVKLEPDILLRAKQDFLKTDSDSDFQLYKEKGEGQGDRGLWERDAVLEREFQRVTISGEEKCGVPFTDLLDAAKSVVRALFIREKYMALSLQSFCPTTRRYLQQLAEKPLETRTYEQGPDTPVSADAPVHPPVLEQHPYERCEPSTMPADLGLGLRMVRGVVHVYTRREPDEHCSEVELPYPDLQEFVADVNVLMALIINGPIKSFCYRRLQYLSSKFQMHVLLNEMKELAAQKKVPHRDFYNIRKVDTHIHASSCMNQKHLLRFIKRAMKRHLEEIVHVEQGREQTLREVFESMNLTAYDLSVDTLDVHADRNTFHRFDKFNAKYNPIGESVLREIFIKTDNRVSGKYFAHIIKEVMSDLEESKYQNAELRLSIYGRSRDEWDKLARWAVTHRVHSPNVRWLVQVPRLFDVYRTKGQLANFQEMLENIFLPLFEATIHPASHPELHLFLEHVDGFDSVDDESKPENHVFNLESPLPEAWVEEDNPPYAYYLYYTFANMAMLNHLRRPRSCSTCITWPRLASPCPRSATTASSSATTGTRSPSTCPAASWSRCPRTIPCSSISPRSR; this is encoded by the exons ATGGCATCTTATTCATCTGGCCCCAGCAATCCCAAGGCCAAATATCCCTTTAAGAAGCGGGCCAGCCTCCAGGTTTCCTTTGCAGTACCAG AGGCTCGGGGTGGGCTGGGGGCCCCTCCGCTACAGTCTGCCCGATCCCTGCCAGGCCCTGCCCCCTGCCTCAAGCACTTCCCGCTCGACCTGCGCACGTCCATGGATGGCAAATGCAAGGAGATCGCCGAG GAGCTGTTCAGCCGCTCCCTGGCTGAAAGTGAGCTCCGCAGCGCCCCTTACGAGTTCCCGGAGGAGAGCCCCATCGAGCAGCTGGAGGAGCGGAGGCAGCGCCTGGAGCGGCAGATCAGCCAGGATGTCAA GCTGGAGCCGGACATCCTGCTTCGGGCCAAGCAAGATTTCCTGAAGACTGACAGTGACTCAGACTTCCA GCTCTACAAGGAGAAGGGTGAGGGGCAGGGTGACCGGGGCCTGTGGGAGCGCGACGCGGTGCTGGAGCGGGAGTTTCAGCGGGTGACCATCTCTGGGGAGGAGAAGTGTGGG GTGCCCTTCACAGACCTGCTGGATGCAGCCAAGAGCGTGGTGCGGGCGCTGTTCATCCGGGAGAAGTACATGGCCCTGTCGCTGCAGAGCTTCTGCCCTACCACCCGCCGGTACCTGCAGCAGCTGGCTGAGAAGCCCCTGGAGACACGCACCTACGAGCAGGGCCCCGACACCCCCGTGTCCGCTG ATGCCCCGGTGCACCCACCAGTGCTGGAGCAGCACCCCTATGAGCGCTGTGAGCCGAGCACCATGCCCGCGGACCTGGGCTTGGGCCTGCGCATGGTGCGGGGCGTGGTTCATGTGTACACCCGCAGGGAACCTGATGAGCA CTGCTCAGAGGTGGAGCTGCCATATCCCGACCTGCAGGAATTTGTGGCAGATGTCAATGTGCTGATGGCTCTGATCATCAATGGACCCAT AAAGTCATTCTGTTACCGCCGGCTCCAGTACCTGAGCTCCAAGTTCCAGATGCATGTGCTGCTCAACGAAATGAAGGAGCTGGCCGCGCAGAAGAAGGTGCCACACCGAGATTTCTACAACATCCGCAAG GTGGACACACACATCCATGCCTCATCCTGCATGAACCAGAAGCATCTGCTGCGCTTCATCAAACGGGCGATGAAGCGGCACCTGGAGGAGATCGTGCACGTGGAGCAGGGTCGTGAGCAGACGCTACGGGAAGTCTTCGAGAGCATGAACCTCACGGCCTACGACCTGAGTGTGGACACGCTCGACGTGCATGCG GACAGAAACACCTTCCATCGCTTTGACAAGTTCAATGCCAAATACAACCCCATTGGGGAGTCCGTCCTCCGAGAGATCTTCATCAAGACGGACAACAGGGTTTCTGGGAAGTACTTTGCTCACATCATCAAG GAGGTGATGTCCGACCTGGAGGAGAGCAAATACCAGAACGCGGAGCTGCGGCTCTCCATCTACGGGCGCTCAAGGGACGAGTGGGACAAGCTAGCACGCTGGGCCGTCACGCACCGTGTCCACTCCCCCAACGTGCGCTGGCTCGTGCAGGTGCCCCGCCTCTT CGATGTGTACCGGACCAAGGGCCAGCTGGCCAACttccaggagatgctggagaaCATCTTCCTGCCATTGTTCGAGGCCACCATCCACCCTGCCAGCCACCCGGAGCTGCATCTCTTCCTGGAGCAT GTGGACGGCTTTGACAGTGTGGATGATGAGTCCAAGCCCGAGAACCATGTCTTCAACCTGGAGAGCCCGCTCCCTGAGGCTTGGGTGGAGGAGGACAACCCACCCTACGCCTACTACCTGTACTACACCTTCGCCAACATGGCCATGCTGAACCACCTTCGCAG GCCCCGGTCCTGCAGTACCTGTATTACCTGGCCCAGGTTGGCATCGCCATGTCCCCGCTCAGCAACAACAGCCTCTTCCTCAGCTACCACCGGAACCCGCTCCCCGAGTACCTGTCCCGCGGCCTCATGGTCTCGCTGTCCACGGACGATCCCCTGCAGTTCCATTTCACCAAG GAGCCGCTGA